AGGCAAGGAAATTAACAATAAGGCAAGCATAGTTGACTTAAAATCATTTTCAAGTCACATGCAACATTATGATTTATTAAATTACTATTCTAATATTAATGCTCAAAAGATATATCTTATTCATTCTAATCAGAATGATAAAATCCAATTCAAAGAAGAATTACAAAATGAAATTAGTAGAAAAAACAAAACTACAAAAGTTGTTGCTGTCAATCGAAGTACAGTAATAAATATATGATTAAAAGGACAAATATATGGGTGATTATTTAAACAATTTACTTCTGGAAGTATGCAATGATGACGATATGTACACTATTCAGACAAAACAATATTTAGCTCAACGTAAAATTATTCTCAATGACATTGTTGATGAAGATATTGTGAGAAATGTTACGTTAAATATTTTCCAATGGAATAAAGAAGATAAAGATATTCCTATTGAAAAAAGAAAACCGATATGGTTATATCTCAATTCTCCGGGTGGAGATGTTACAGAGGGATTGAATGTTATTGATGTAATTAAAGCAAGTCAAACTCCTGTATATACAGTGTGTTTTGCAACTTGTGCTTCAATGGCGTTTCATATCTTTATTGCAGGACATAAGAGATACTGCTTTAAGAATTCAATACTCCTCATTCATGATGGAGAAGTAAGTATTAGTAATAGTTCTTCCAAAGCTAAAGATACAATGAAATTTATCGAGTCTTTGGATGAAAGAATTAAACAACATATTTTAGAAAATACAAAAATAACTGCTGAGTTCTACGAGTCAATATATGACACAGAATATTATTTATTTGCAAATGATAAAGGAAAAGAACTTGGTTGTGTAGATTATATTATTGGCGAAGATGCGCCATTATCAATTATTTTATAAGAAGAAAAGGAGAAAAATTATTATGGAAACAATTAAAATGACAACAAAAGAAATGGTAAAAGGTGTAGCTGAATTAACAGGTAAAACTCAGAAAGAAGTTAGAGAAGTTTTAGATGGAATTGAAGATGTTGTAATGGCTCAGGTGGGACAGGCAACTGAAGATAATTCTGTTGAAATCAGATTGTTCAATGGTTTATATGTTACTTCTGAATTTGTTGCACCACACACAGCACGTAATCCACGTACAGGTGAAACATTTACAGCAGAAGGAAAAAATCGTGTAAAAGCAAAAATTGGTGCTGCTTTAAAAAATGCTGCAAATCAGTAATTGTTAAGGAAGATATAGTTATGATTAATAATGATTTATGTGCTTCATGTAATAAAGTTACAGTGTGTCGTATCAACGATGTATTATATAAATTTCATGAGGATGCTAAAAAAGACCTTGGTGTAGAAATCACAATGGAAAATTGTGAAAATTTTGAGGATGCTACACGGAACGCTATTGTAGAAGAATATTAAAAGAATTTGGCTGTTACTTCGGTAGCAGCCATTTTTTTTAGAAATGGAGAAAGAGGATTATTATAGAAAAAGAATTAGAAAAATTTGGTCTGTCAAAAGAAAGATATTTAGCAGCATGTAAAGATATAGATGCGAAACTGGAAGGGAAGTTGGATATTGACTGGTGCGAAATAAAAGATAAATACAATATTCAATGTTCTGCTGATACAATTAGAAAAGCATCTACTACTATTTTTGGTGGACATTATAGAAAGAAATTAGAAAAAACTCCTGACAGTAATTTAGATGACAAAATTGCAGAATTACGTGAGGAGCGTATTAAATTGCAAACAGTTAATTTAGAAAATTCAAGATTAGACAGATCTGAATATAGACAGAAATTATATTACGAATATGTAGGAAAAGCTATAACTACTCTTCCACTACCTGATTTTGAGCCATTATTTAATAATTTTTCAGAAGAAAAAGCTACTCATTATTTACTAACCATAGCTGATGTTCATTATGGAGCAACCTTTAAAAGCGTAAATAATGTATATTCTCCTGAAATAGCTCACGCAAGATTTCGTGACCTCTATCTTGAAATGGTGTCTTTTATCAAAAAACATACTGTTAATACATTACACATCGTTTCATTAGGAGATTTAATACAGGGTATTTTACGTATGTCGGACATCAGGTTAAATGACTCTTCTGTTGTAAAGGCTGTCGTTGAAGTAAGTAGGCTTATGGCTCATTTTTTAAATACATTGTCTAAATATGTAAATATTGAATACTACCATGTTCCATTTGCAAATCATACACAAATACGACCACTGGGTAGTAAAGCTAATGAATTACCTCTTGAAGACCTAGAATATGTTATTGGTAATTATATTGCCGACTTAGTTAAGGATAATAAACGCATACATGTTCATTTTGCTCTCGAAGGAGAGAATGGAATTAATATTAACATACCCGGAAATACTATTTACGCCATGCATGGTCATCAAATTAAGAATTTAGAAAATGCAATTAAGAATATTTCTTCTTTAAAAAGAGACTTTATAGATTATTTAATTTTAGGGCACTATCATGGCAGTTCTGAAATTCCTGCCGGAGAAAGTGTTTGTAACGATACAGAAGTACTGGTAAGTCCATCATTTGTGGGGTCAGACCCATATAGCGACAGTTTGTTTAAGGGGTCAAAAGCTTCTGTAAAAATTTATGGATTTGATGAAATATATGGACATACAGAAAGTTATAAAATTATTTTGAATTAAAGGGACATATTGTTCCTTTAATTTTTTTACAAACAAATTTTTGAAAGGGGGAATTTTATGGCGGTCACAAAATCTTCTCCTGTAAGAAAACCTATTGCTGAGGTAAGGAAAGAAAACGAAGAATTACATAAAAAGATAGAAGCTTTAGAAAATGGTGGTTATTGCTATATGTGCGGAAAACATAAGGCAAAAACCAATTTTTATCAAAACACAGATCCGAATATAAAATCAGGTATTACAGGAATTTGCAAAGATTGTGCAAAGAACATTGCATGTAGATATGATGAAAAGACCGGAGAATATTTAGGTTGCACAAAAGAGTCTGTAATGGAAGCATTAACGTACATAGATAAACCTTTTCTTGTCAACTTGTGGGACGCTGCCTATTATGAGTTGCAAGATGAAACTACGCCAGCTCAGAATAAGCGCAAAACAATTTGGGGTAATTACATAAAGAATGTATCTATTGCTCTCTACAACGGATTGCGCTGGAAAGATAGTGACATATTTACAGGAAATTATTATGCAGGTAGTTTAGACAAAGCTTTGAGTTCTGAAGAGGAAGAAGAAATTCAAAGAGATAGAAAAGAAAGACAAAAAGAATTAGCTGTTGAATATAAGAAAAATAGAGAAGACGTAATTAAGCTTTATCATTATGACCCTTTTGAATATGAAGCTGAAGAAGATAAACCTATTATGTATGCACAAGTGTCAAACATGTGTAATACCTCAGACGAGTCAGAAGACGATGTTATTAAACTAAATTCTATTATCAGTATTGTCAAGCTGTCTGTGCAGGTAGAAAAAAATAATCGTGAAATCAGCCGTTTGCAGAATGAAGCTTTAAATGATAGAAACATCAGTGCTATCAAAAGCTTAACATCTGTTAATAAAGATATGAATAACTCTATTATTAATTTAGCTAAAGAGAGTAAGCTATCAAAGGGTAGTTCCGGTACATCTACAAAGGGTACGAATACATGGACTGGAAAAGTAAAAATTCTAAAGGAAATGAAGCTTCGTGAAGAAGAAGTTAATGCATTTGAAGTTGAAACATGCAAAGGAATGCAACAAGTAGCCGAATTAAGTGACGCTGCAATTATTAAACAAATAGGTCTTGATGAAAATGATTACTCTGACATGTTAATAGAACAGAGAAATCTTATTACGAAAATAAGAAAAGATAAAAATTTAGCAGAAGAAAGAATGCGGATATTATATAGAGAGAATGTGGATTTAAAACGTTTGTTGGAAAAAAATGCTATTAAGATAGATAAAAACTTAGAAAGTAATTATCTATTTGCTCCTGAGAAATCAAAGGAGGTTGAAGCTGATGAGTCAGACTCCTGAGAAAAATATTTGGACACCAGAGTATGAAATCTATATTCCTTCCAATGAAACGGTTATAACCCAACGAAAACTTGAGGGTTTGAAAAAATTAGCTGAGATTAAACAATGGGGAATTCGGAATCCAACAAAATTTATGAAAGAATTTATTGGCGTGGAATTACTTGACTCTCAAGAATATGTCTTTATGAACAGTTGGAATAAGCCATTTTGTTTATGGCTAGAGTCAAGAGGCGCAGGAAAAAGTACAATGTTAGCCTTATATTTTATGACCAAAGGATTATTGTTTAATAATTACTGGGCTTACATTTGTTCCGGTAACGCTGACCAAGCACAGGAAACCTTTAGGAAAATTGAAGACATTGCCAAAAAGAATATTGAGTCCATGACAGGTCTAACTGACGTATTTGTAAATGAATTGGTTAAAAATCAAGCAAACACTGATGGCTTTGTAAGAAGTCCTATGGGATTTACTTATAAACTGTACAATGGCTCTTTCGTTAAAACATTAAACAGTAATATAGATGGAAAAAGGGGCAAGAGAGCAAATGCTGTTTGCTTTGATGAAGGTTCTTGGTTGTCAGAAGAAATATTTAATGTTATTGGTGCTTTTACTGCGGTAAATAAAGAATTTAAACTTGGTGGAGATATTGATGTAAATGCCATACCAAGAGAAATACCAAATCAATTACTTTACGCCTCTTCTGCTTCTTCTGTGGATACTGCATTTTATAATAAGTATAGAGATTTTTCTAAGAAAATGTTGCTTGGAGATGACAGATACTTTGTTGCTGACATTAATTGCGATATTGTTATTCATGCAACGCAAAAAGGCATTCCATTAAACAAGTCTCTACTTAGTCAGGAAACTGTAGATAATGAAATGCGAAACAATCCAGAAAAAGCTCTTAGAGAATATTATAATCGTTTTACAAAAGATGGTGGAGTAAATCAGATTATTAAGCGTTCTCTTATCGTGCGAAATTCAGAGAAATATGTTCCTGTAATGTACAATGATACAGGAAAACGGAAATTTGTATTGTGTTATGACCCTGCTCGTAACATAGATAACAGTACGGTTTTAATCAGTGAAATTTTAGACGCCGATGAAGGATATAAATTAAAAATTGTCAATTCTGTAAACTTCACAGATTTAAATATTAAGAAGAAAAAGAAACCAATGCGTACTCCTGACCAGATAGCCGCATTGAAAGAATTAATTGTAAATTATAATGGGAAAGATGTTCCTGATTATGATAATATTTTCTTTTTAATTGATGGCGGTTCCGGTGGAGGTGGAAACTTAATTCCTGACTTCTTTATGGAAGATTGGAAAGATAAATCCGGAAAAACTCACAAAGGTCTTTTAGATAAAGAGTATTCTGCTGATTATATCAAACAATATCCTACTGCTGTTAATAAAATCAAAGTAGTAACACCTTCTGGTTACAAATCTCAAATGTATGAAGCATTAATCAAAATGGTTGAAAGTGACCTCATTATTTTCCCAGAACATTATGATAATCACGGTTATTTAGTATTTACAAATGAAGATACGTTAAAAGTAAATAGTGTTAAACAAGAGTTGTATGCGAATGGTTTTACAGATGAGGAAGTTGAAGAAAAACTTTCTGAGATGAACTTAGTGCAACAAGAAACTTATAAACTCTCCTTAGATGAGGAAAATGCCTTATCCCAGATAGATGCAATGAAAGAAGAAATTGTTAATATCTGTCGTGTTAAACGAGATGGAGGAAAAGATGCTTTTAAACTACCAGCACATAAAGATGCAGATACAGGCGCATCAGAAGCTACTATGCATAAACGTCATTGTGCAATTGCAGCATAAACCTCATAAACTGCAAGAAAATAAATTCAATCTAATTGACTTGGAAGCCCAGAAGTGGGTAACAGGGCTGAAGAACTTTAGTTCACAGTGAACGACTGAATGATTGAATTCCACAGAGGTATTTTGTGGAAATGCGACAGTCTGAACTCACACTATAACAAAATGAAATGTGAGAAGGAAACTCGAAGAAGTTTCCTCGCCTATTTTGTCAATAGGTCATAAAGTAACAGAAAGGATGATAGAGCCTAGATCGTGTGGGCTTATAACGGAATAATCCATAAGCCGTTATTAGAAAATTCTCTTTAATTGACTTGAAGTTCCAGAGATGGATAACAAGGGGCAAGTTTAAATACAGCCTGAACGACTAAACAAGAGAACTACATAGGAATTAAATGTAGATGCGATAGTCTGAACTGTAACTATAATCGAAATACGAAATTACAGAATTATGGTCGAGTGTAAAGACACTCTTGGAAGTACCATAATCGCTTTTGTTTATTAAAAGTAGTAACAAAATAATTGACACTCTCGCCATGACTGGTTGGTATCTCAATGAATTGAGAATGCAAAGCATCAGAACAGAAAATAAACCTAAAATTGACCCGAAGTCTGCTTTTAAAATTAGAGCACCTAAAAAAGTGAGCAGATTTTAACACGCCGTGAGCAAGAAATCCCCACCTCTATAGGTGGTGGGATGAATTGCGATTAACACGGCGTTTCTTGACTTTAGAATCTTGCTGTGTTACAATGTATTTACAAATCAGTCGTATCTAACGGAAAGGATATAAATATAATGCAATTGGATACAAATAATCATTCGGTATTCATGTTACACTATCATTTGATTATGTGTATAAAATATCGTAACAAAGTAATAGACGATATTATCTCTAATCGTTTGAAAGAGATATTTGAAAAGATTGCTCCTGCCTATAACATTACATTAGAGGAATGGAATCACGATACAGACCATGTTCATATTCTATTCAAAGGGCAGCCGAATACAGAAATCAGCAAGTTTATCAATGCATATAAATCCGCAAGTAGCAGACTCATAAAGAAAGAGTTTCCTCAGATACGTAAGTCTCTATGGAAAGAGATGTTTTGGTCACAGAGTTTTTGTCTGCTGACCACAGGTGGAGCTACCGTAGATATTATCAAGCAGTACATAATGTCACAGGGGAAGAAAAATGACAAACAAAGCAATTAAGTATCGCATATATCCTACAACTGAACAAAGTATTATGTTCTCTAAGACCTTTGGCTGTTGTCGTAAGGTCTATAATCTTATGCTTTCTGATAAGATTGAGGGCTATAAAGCAACTGGGAAATTCCCTACTGTAACACCTGCTAAATACAAGAAGGATTATCCTTATCTTAAAGAAGTAGACAGTCTTGCACTTGCTAATAAACAGATGGATTTGCAGGCAGCATTTCGTAATACATTTAGTAAATCACGCAAAAAGAAAAACGGATTTCCTAGGTTCAAATCTGCAAAGCATAGTCGTAAGTCTTACACTATAAACAATCAAAAAGGCACAGTAGCTATTCTGGACAACAGATACATCAAGCTCCCTAAAGTGGGTAAGGTGAAGGCTGTTATTCATCGTATTCCCGATGATAATTGGATTATCAAATCTGCTACTATATCACAGGAATCAGATGGTAAGTATTATATTTCTGTGCTTTTTGAGTTTGAAAAAGTAGAAAATATTTATATAGCGGATAAAACTAACGCCATTGGATTAGATTATGCTTCTGATGGCTTATATGTAGACAGTAATGGCAATGTGGGTACTAATCATAAGTATTACCGTGAAAGTCATGATAAGCTTGCCAAAGCACAGCGCAAACTGTCTCGTATGCAAGGCTCTAAAAAGCAAGAAGATAAATCTAATAACTATATTAAGCAACTCCGTAAAGTAAACAAAATTCATAGGCATATTGCTAATCAGCGTTTGGATAACCTACATAAAATATCTACTGAGATAGCCAATCAGTATGATGTTGTTTGCGTAGAAAATCTAAATATGCGTTCTATGGCAAATAAGGGTTTTGGTAACGGCAAAGCGACACTGGATAACGGATATGGAATGTTCCTATCTATGCTTGAGTATAAGCTGTCTGATAGAAATAAGTATCTCGTAAAAGTAGATAAGTGGTTTCCGTCATCACAAATATGCCATTGTTGCGGTGCATTGCATCCCGATATGAAGGATTTAGCTAACCGCAAAATGGTATGTGATTGTGGTCTTACAATAAACCGTGACCAAAACGCTGCTATCAATATCCTAAACGAAGGATTACGCCTACTTAGTGAAGTAGCATAAACAAAATATATAGTAGGGATGGAATTAGCCCAAACTTATACGCCTGTGGACATTGTGTAAGACATTGAGTTGCGTAACATTGCAGCCAACGCAGTAGTGGTTGAAGCAGGAAGCTCCGACTTCTATAAGTCGGAGCAGTTCACTTTCATACAAAAAAGGGCGTTTTTTCTTCAAGTTTGAAAATTTACATCCTCTTTTTATGGTTAAATTATTAAATATTTGCACACTCACTAACGTGGGTGTATAGGAAAGAATAAAGTTTAATTTTATTTGTATACAATATACAAGATATTTACTAGAATTTTGAAAGGAGGGGGATTTAGCTGGTTTCTCCGCAGAAAAGAATATTTGATGCAGAAGAAAAAATGCGTCAACTGAAATTTGAAAAATTAAAAGAATTATTGCTTGGAAGTGCAAAAGGTACAAAGTCTAAAACTTTTACCCAGTATACTAAAGAGCAAATAAAAAAATATTTACAGAACCCTTATGCTAATATTCAGAATATTAGAAATGTCTCTATGTTCTTAGAGAGAAATTCAATGATATATAAAAAAATCATTGATTATTATTCTAAAATGCCTCTCTTTGATTATAACATCACTTATAAAATTGATAAGATTGGGAGTATCAAATCTTCTGTAATGAATGAATATATTCAAGTATTAAAAAATTTACAGGAAATACCTATGAAAAAAGAGTTTTCAAAAATTATAGCAACTGCTTTAAGAGATGGAGCATTTTATGGATTTATATATGATGGAGAAGGTGATGGATTTTTAATTCAGCCACTAGACCCTGCTTATTGTAAAATTACTGCTCAATCCTCTTCAGGTGAATATATTTATGCGTTTGATGCTACTTTCTTTGACAAGGGAAATAATAAAGAATATTTATATGGTACAGGTGAAGACACTGAAGGTGTCTGGGATGATATTTTCATAGATGGGTATGAAACTTATAAAAATCAAGGTATAGATTATCGGTGGTTTGAAATACCGATTGAACGTTCTATTTGTATTATAAGTGGAAATGACCCAGACATGCCACTGCCATACTTTTTGCCAATTTTTATAAGTTTATTAGATTTATTAGACTTAGAACAAATATTGGCTTCAAAAGCCGAATTAGAAAACTATGTATTGCTGGTAAGTAAAATCCCATTATTACAAGGGGCTAATACACCAGATGAATTTGCAGTATCTCTTGAGATTGTTCAAGCAATGCAGAATTTAATTGACGAAGTTGTACCTAGCTTAGTAGGCACTGCTTATTCCCCATGTGAACTTGACGTAGTTCATTTCGACCAAAGTAACAAAGCAGAGGATACTAACAAGCTTGCCGAGTCTATGCATAATTTATTTTCAAATCTGGGAATGTCTGAATTAGTTGTTTCTGGTGGCTCTTCAACAAACTCT
The DNA window shown above is from Blautia hansenii DSM 20583 and carries:
- a CDS encoding ATP-dependent Clp protease proteolytic subunit, giving the protein MGDYLNNLLLEVCNDDDMYTIQTKQYLAQRKIILNDIVDEDIVRNVTLNIFQWNKEDKDIPIEKRKPIWLYLNSPGGDVTEGLNVIDVIKASQTPVYTVCFATCASMAFHIFIAGHKRYCFKNSILLIHDGEVSISNSSSKAKDTMKFIESLDERIKQHILENTKITAEFYESIYDTEYYLFANDKGKELGCVDYIIGEDAPLSIIL
- a CDS encoding HU family DNA-binding protein, whose amino-acid sequence is METIKMTTKEMVKGVAELTGKTQKEVREVLDGIEDVVMAQVGQATEDNSVEIRLFNGLYVTSEFVAPHTARNPRTGETFTAEGKNRVKAKIGAALKNAANQ
- the tnpA gene encoding IS200/IS605 family transposase; translation: MQLDTNNHSVFMLHYHLIMCIKYRNKVIDDIISNRLKEIFEKIAPAYNITLEEWNHDTDHVHILFKGQPNTEISKFINAYKSASSRLIKKEFPQIRKSLWKEMFWSQSFCLLTTGGATVDIIKQYIMSQGKKNDKQSN
- a CDS encoding RNA-guided endonuclease TnpB family protein, whose translation is MTNKAIKYRIYPTTEQSIMFSKTFGCCRKVYNLMLSDKIEGYKATGKFPTVTPAKYKKDYPYLKEVDSLALANKQMDLQAAFRNTFSKSRKKKNGFPRFKSAKHSRKSYTINNQKGTVAILDNRYIKLPKVGKVKAVIHRIPDDNWIIKSATISQESDGKYYISVLFEFEKVENIYIADKTNAIGLDYASDGLYVDSNGNVGTNHKYYRESHDKLAKAQRKLSRMQGSKKQEDKSNNYIKQLRKVNKIHRHIANQRLDNLHKISTEIANQYDVVCVENLNMRSMANKGFGNGKATLDNGYGMFLSMLEYKLSDRNKYLVKVDKWFPSSQICHCCGALHPDMKDLANRKMVCDCGLTINRDQNAAINILNEGLRLLSEVA